In Hermetia illucens chromosome 1, iHerIll2.2.curated.20191125, whole genome shotgun sequence, one genomic interval encodes:
- the LOC119655240 gene encoding LOW QUALITY PROTEIN: serine hydroxymethyltransferase, cytosolic (The sequence of the model RefSeq protein was modified relative to this genomic sequence to represent the inferred CDS: deleted 2 bases in 2 codons), translated as MQRGHAICGLLRKSPLSTFAGGERVRLGAIAAERKPRGNLLPRSDSASSRECSIDPSQFYLCTRGKHTMAEYCKILDVPLAESDPVLLELIRKEKSRQVHGLEMIASENFTSLSVLECLSSCLHNKYSEGYPGQRYYGGNQFIDEVENLARKRALETFKLNPEEWGVNVQPYSGSPANFAVYTAICEPHGRIMGLDLPDGGHLTHGFFTATKKISATSIFFESMPYKVDPTSGLIDYDQLEANAKLFKPRVIIAGVSCYSRCLDYARFRKIADANGSYLFADMAHIAGLVAAGIVPSPFEYADIVSTTTHKTLRGPRAGVIFFRKGVRSVKPNGEKIMYDLESRINQAVFPGLQGGPHNNTIAGIATAMLQAQQPEFIEYQKQVVKNAQRLCEGLISKGYKVATGGTDIHLVLVDLTSTGVSGARGEYILEEISIACNKNTVPGDKSALNPSGIRFGTPALTTRGLVEKDIDRVVDFIDRGLKLSKEISAISGPKLPDFKNVISTNADVIAKIKSLRQEVEAFSENFPLPGYPTH; from the exons ATGCAACGCGGTCATGCCATCTGTGGGCTGCTGCGGAAGTCGCCGTTGAGTACTTTCGCGGGGGGTGAGCGGGTTCGGCTTGGAGCAATCGCGGCAGAAAGAAAGCCGCGCGGCAACTTGTTGCCGAGATCAGACAGTGCTAGTTCGCGTGAGTGTTCGATTGACCCGTCGCAGTTCTACTTGTGTACACGCGGAAAACATACT ATGGCTGAATATTGCAAAATACTAGATGTTCCCTTGGCGGAAAGCGATCCGGTTCTTCTAGAACTAATTCGAAAGGAAAAATCTCGGCAAGTTCATGGTTTAGAAATGATTGCTAGCGAAAACTTCACATCGCTTTCTGTATTAGAATGTCTTAGTTCCTGTCTCCATAACAAATATTCGGAAGGATATCCTGGCCAGAG GTACTACGGTGGCAATCAATTCATCGATGAAGTTGAGAATTTGGCCCGAAAACGGGCACTGGAAACCTTTAAATTAAATCCTGAGGAATGGGGTGTGAATGTGCAGCCATATTCTGGGTCACCAGCAAATTTTGCTGTCTACACTGCCATATGTGAACCACATGGACGAATTATGGGCCTCGATTTGCCAGATGGCGGCCATTTGACTCACGGTTTCTTTACAGCTACAAAGAAAATCTCAGCAACATCAATATTTTTCGAGAGTATGCCATATAAGGTTGACCCAACAAGTGGATTAATTGATTATGATCAGCTCGAAGCAAATGCAAAACTCTTTAAGCCTCGCGTAATCATTGCCGGAGTCTCATGTTATTCCCGCTGTTTGGACTATGCGCGATTTAGAAAAATTGCTGATGCCAACGGATCCTATCTATTTGCTGATATGGCACATATCGCTGGGTTAGTTGCAGCTGGTATCGTACCCAGCCCATTCGAATACGCCGACATTGTCAGTACAACTACTCATAAAACACTCCGAGGACCACGGGCCGGCGTGATATTTTTCCGAAAAGGTGTTCGGTCAGTGAAACCAAATGGAGAAAAGATTATGTACGATCTAGAATCTCGAATTAACCAAGCAGTTTTTCCTGGCTTGCAGGGCGGACCCCACAACAACACAATAGCAGGTATCGCAACAGCCATGCTGCAAGCTCAACAGCCTGAGTTTATTGAGTATCAGAAACAAGTCGTTAAAAACGCACAACGACTTTGCGAGGGTTTAATCTCTAAGGGATATAAAGTTGCAACGGGCGGTACTGATATTCATTTAGTACTTGTGGATTTGACATCAACAGGAGTAAGTGGGGCCCGCGGAGAGTACATCCTTGAGGAAATTTCAATCGCTTGCAACAAAAATACTGTACCTGGCGACAAATCAGCTTTAAAT CCATCGGGTATCCGATTTGGTACACCGGCGCTCACT ACGCGAGGTTTGGTAGAGAAAGACATCGATAGAGTTGTTGATTTCATTGATCGCGGATTGAAATTGTCAAAGGAAATCAGTGCCATATCAGGGCCAAAACTGCCTGACTTCAAAAATGTGATTTCAACGAATGCAGACGTTATCGCAAAAATCAAATCACTACGCCAAGAAGTAGAGGCTTTCAGTGAAAATTTCCCCTTGCCTGGATATCCAACTCATTGA